Sequence from the Hoplias malabaricus isolate fHopMal1 chromosome 10, fHopMal1.hap1, whole genome shotgun sequence genome:
AGTGCAAACATGAGTTGAGTTATTCCAGAGCACAGCAGTGCTTTATGGCCATCAGCAGGTCCTGGCTGTTTAAGGTATTAATCAGCGACCTTACAATTGCATTTACGACAGATAATCTTATACAACTTAAATTTAGTCTTGTTTCAGAGGCAGACTAAGGCAGTGTTATTATTGTGCAGGGTTCCTGTCTGAGCAGGGGATTGAACCCTACTCTGTTGTGTGTAGGGGTTCTACACTATACCAACTATGCCCCTCGGCTTAGTcactacaaaagaaaaagaatatcaATAACCGTAACTGTAATAATGTTGTAATGGTAAAATATTGTGAGAGATTTTGTTGGGTGAAGTTTCAGTCAGTACAGAAGCCTTGAAAGAATGTTCCCACATGAGGGTGCTTACCATGTCCAGTTTCCCTTCATGGTTGACCAGggcagagaaggcgaatgtgGCGAGAGTGCAGGATGCCAGAGAATAGTAGGTGTTGAGGACAGTGCGGTGCTGGGCATCTCCATGAGCCGTGATGGCTGAGTTAAAACTAGGCCAAAACATCCACAGGAATATTGTACCTGCGTAGAATCCCATCAAACATCATTTCATTCTGATTGTAGCTTTCATATTTAGATCAAGTGGCTTTCaactaaaatatgtttatatttcatgtaAGACGTGTAGAGCCCTATAACATGTCACGCTGcagaaatgatatattttgtgatTTAAAGGATTCCCTACATATAATTAAAGCACATCAATATAACTCAAAATCATAAATAATAACCATAAGCCACAAACCATATATGATATAGGATCCATtccaaaatgtaattaatcatttaagttatgtaataacataaattCTGACAGTTGGACCAcacccaaactcctcccattagccctatatataccctgtgAACTCCTGTCATTTCCATGTTAAAGGAACTCGCTCCCATCTCCAAACCTTTTCTTGTATTGATCTATCCAACAGGGGGGAATGGCTTCATACACATTCCTAAGCTACCCTGATCTCCTTCCCAAAAACTTCTCTTTCAGCCTTTACGGGCGTTGTCTGTACTAGCAAAATCTAATATGTATGTAAGTGATTCACTGTGGACGTTTTAATTGAGAGTTGATACACATTGGTCAGTGTGACCTGAGCCTTATTCTTGTCGAGTAAACTTAGATTCTTGTATATTAAAGAAAGACACGTCTCAGTGAGGGAAGATTCTGTCTTGTTTGTGGGCAGAAAATTTTACTGACCGATCATAGCAAAGATGTCAGAGTGGTAGACAGAGCTATTCTTGCTCTTGCTCTTTTCCAGGTTTTCCCTGTACAGCACACGGGTCACCATGAGTCCAAAGTATGCCCCAAATGTGTGGATGGTCATGGAACCGCCAGCATCTTTGGCCTATAAATAGCGTTACATTTAAAGATATTAAActctgctgtattttttttttatatttttttatctttttttatttgtctgaAAACTGGACAGATTTACATTTAATATGAATATCCAGTTGGTCTAGATTTTTATCATTCATTAGAGTttacaaacacagtcacagttaCACATCATATATGTAAATTTTCATGAGCTTTCTGAGAAGAACATAAGGGATATCTCAGATACAGGTATATGAGGAAGTCCCGACAGCCCTGGTCAGATGACttgctttgttgattttctaaatatttatatttttataattgttttattactatataatttctgaataaagtttaaaaagtaaataaatataaataaattaattaaatgttttctcTGCAGAACATGTGTATTTCACTTCaacaaatttaacaaaacatGTTATAAAACCAGAGGCTCCTGAGAATTTGCATATGACTCTAGAAAACCACAAACCACAAACTCATAACTGTACATGCCTTCATATCTTTATCTCAGCCTGtacagttttctcagatgctacGTCTAAAATGCATTGATGCATTGATAAATATGTTCCAATGACCagcaaatcaactttaaaatCACATGAACCATAATCATGGCTttacttattttaatttctaaAGCTTTAAGGGATTGTATATGGGCCAAAACTTTATTTTCTCACTCTCATATATCACATACACATAAATTGCACAGTATTTTATGTTAAAGAGTATATATTAAGTTGTAGGTCTTGAGACTAATTTCTAAATAATAAACTCAGTGTGTTAAAACATGAATTGCATGTGACAGTGCAGAGACAGAAACTGACATGCTCAAAGCCAAGGTCTTTGCTTTAAGCTAAAGTTATTAAATAGTCCTAAAACAAATAATGCTATTCTGTGATAGGGCAGAACAATGTATGGTTTGATCAATTGAGTATTACAATACTGACCCTCAAATACCCATCTCAGAGGATTCCTGTGGGTGACTTGATGAGTCGCAGTATTCATATGATCAAACTAATGCTTTAAACCATAATAAATTCAAGGCCATGGCAATGCATATTTCAAATCTAGTATACAACTATATAATCGCTATATGGGcttgtgtctttttttattgtgtattactGCATTCAGTACAGATTCTGAATTGACTCACATGGAGAAATACAAGGAGGATGTGCTCATTTATTGCAAACAGTGTGACTTCAAACACAGCCATTATCAGCAGCTGGACTGGGCTCGTCTTCCCCAGTACAGCCCCGAATGAGATCAGCACCGAACCAGTGCAGAAGTCTGCATTTATCATGCTGCAGGGGACAGTgacatattacatatttatttcattttcatttacaaataactcataaactttttttatatatacatatctaCTAGCAGAACAAACCTTCATATTTCCTTATgtagtaaaatgtaaataaataaataaaaaacaatttacaataaTATCTGTTGAAAATTTTCTTCCATatctatttgtttaaaaaaaaaatctggataGTAACTATGCACCTATCAGACAGTATATTAAAATGACCTGCATGTTCCTCTATTTTACTGCCAATATAAGTGCACATTGTTTGTTTACAATTACAGTCTGTAGTCCATGTGCTGCACTGTATATATTGTTGGCTACATTTCACCCTGTATTTCAATGGTCAATACtcacacaggaccaccacagagcatgcATTATTTTGTTGGTACTACAGAGTGAATTATAAGCAAAGTGGTGCTGATAGAATAGACAATATACAGTGTATGTGTAATGCAACTATAGATATCCTGTTCGGTCTTGGTCTGTCACTTTCAGATTGTTTAAATACATAATATGCACAGGGGGAAAAATTGAGAgaacaagaaaaatatataaagtagtTTTAATCTCTCACCTCAGCACTCCGACTTGGATCTTGCCATGATGAAGGCCATGAACAAAGCCCTGCATAAGTGTAGCCCACTGTAGAGAGAACGCTGCGATGAGGAAGTTAAATCCAACGCTGCTGAAGCCATAACGCTGCAGGAATGTCATGAGAAATCCGAAACCAACGAAGATCATCACATGTACATCCTGGAagcctaaaacacacacacacacacacacacacacacacacacacacacacacacacacacacacacacacacacacaagcctcaACAACAGTTGATCCATCCAGGTAATGTTCAGAAACTTATATTATATTTTCACGCTTAAAGAACAGCCCTTTTCTGACCCATACTCTGCAGCAGCTTGTTCAGTATGTATCAGTATGCCCTGTACAATTTTACAGCTTCCCTAGCAACACAGCTGTTTTTCATGATCAAATGATTTGACCTGAGATCCTTAGGGCACCCTGAGGGCACTGAAGCTGGCATTTACTTCATGTGAGTGCTCCTACTGATGCCCCTCATTAGAGACATTCTCTGTGCCCATCTGCCCCACACCACTGACACAATAAAGCTTTGTGCTGTTGCTACGCAACCGACGGCTAACACTGGCATCAATGAAGATGGCAGAATCCCTGAGGGCAAACTGTCCCACATACCCCAAATCTTCTCTCATTCCTCCTGTGCCACCAAATTACTGAGTAACCTACAAAAAGCACTGATAACACATAGACAGGACTTATTAAACGACCAGAACTACTGTTcgagtttgcattctcctccagtTATAAGTTGTTCAGTGGCATTGTGTTAGTGGCAGTCTGAAAAGAAGCAATGGCTTGACCCTACATGTCTTGGGCAGACTCACAATTTGCAATTTGCAATGATTGGGCCAACAATTTGGCAAAGCTTAAGGATAAAGGGAAAAaatattatcaaaaaaaaaacatttaaagttcTTTCATGACTCCAAAATGGTTCCACGGTTTCTTCTGTGGCAGCACAAAAATATATGTCATGGCCATCATGGAGTTATGAATTAACTTAGATTTGGGCTCCTCCTACTTTACATCTCAAGCCCTAGAAGTCCTTCTCTTTTATATTATGGTGAAAACTTTATATAACTTCACCGCCAACTTATCTCCCATTCTTCCATGACTGCTTTCTCCTGCTGAGGGAGGCAAAAGGGGGCAAAGCTGCCCAGAATTCTCCCCAAATTTCAAAGACTTTCCCTTTACTCTCTCAAGTTTCTGGTTTTCAAATGTGTAGTCTGAATATCTTTCATTTAGGCACAAACGTTGATATATCCATGGAAGTTTAGTAAACAGCATACGGCTATTCATTAGACTATAACCAAACTGCTTTAAATTTTAACTAAACAGTTTGCTTTTATTATCAGCTATGGCATAAATGTATCTGTGGGAATGTTATTGTTTCAGGATTGAGGGGTGAATGTTATAGAGCATGATTAATGATGGGCTAGATTACAGATTATTATCAAGCCCATAGCTGAAATATGTGGGATGAAAACTGCACCTAATCTAAGTTAAGTCAGCCATCTGATATGTCTCATCTTTCAGCTTTCAACCTCCCGCTGTCCCTCAGCAGTAGTGCTATGCAGGTGCATGTGCGTATATAAACAGGGTCCTATGTCCTACAAGTCTGAAGATAGGAGAAGACCAGCACAGGTGAACTTTATAGCACAGCACACACCCACAGTCCCCAAGCCTCCTCTCTTCCTGAGAAGGCCTTAATAAAAGAGAGGACCAGAAGAGCTGGATGGTAGAATGGAGGGAATCAAAAATTAAGTTTGGTAGTTTGAAAAAACTCTAATGCTGACTTTTTCTGACTTTCACCTTTCTCATTTTCCTCACAACTTCCTCGACCCGCTTCAGTGAATTTGAACTCATTTTAACCTTTTAGCTAATAGttaaactcaaataaaaattcCCTAAAAGCACTTGAGCACCTGTGACTTAACTTCCATTTTACAATGGATAATTCTTCCAAGTtccacaaaaacatttttgggGGGATGGTTTAGATATCACAACTTTTCTAATTCCTTTGCACACTATCCTGAGTCTATGTGGgagtgctgcagtgtgtgtccTTAACAGGATTCACCATGGGCTGTCTAACAGCTGCAAGACAAACAGCTGCTCAAGAACTTCATTAAAGAAAGcaaacaacagcaaaacagGGGAGCAAAAATCTACTTCAGTTTGACAAACACAGCCTTCAGAAACTTCAAGTCGAACTTCAGTTCAAGTCCAGGTGCAAATCTGATTAAAAGAATGTAGCACAATAATCCATGATCTGTTCAAAGTGGCCCAAAGAATGACTACTTATGTAATGATGTACCTAACATCAGTCCACATGTTTAAGCGTTATGAATGAAAGCCTATCCATGGTGATTTGATGCACGAACAGAAAAACTGGCTTATTAATATTCTACAAAGTTTTAATCTTAAAAAACAATCAAAGATACATTTAGGCCACCACTGCCATTGTTGTATTATAAAAATACCAAACTGATATTTAACAATGACAATATCTAATAATCTTATGTGAATAGATTTACCTGCCAGGCACAGTGTGTCTGTAGGTGACAATTTAAGAAAAGCAGGCTTTGGACAGTAAATTATTAACATTAGACCCTGCCCTCTACGCATATCTGACTTGACCCATTAGTTAATTAAAAATTTCTTCATTGGTCACTGTACAAGTTGGAGGTAAACATGAAAGAAGTATAATGTTAGAACAAACTGCAAgcaattttatattaattttgctATGTGACCAATTATAGAAATTATTTTACAGCAGAATCAAAAGTGGACAGGTCAGGTAAGGTGTAAagatcaataaataaaataaaaaatgaaaccaATAGGTGCAGTAATTTTGCCCTCTACAGTTCAACCgatgctttaattacaaaatcaagtcctttaattacaaaaacatgtcCCAGGCCACCACATCTGCAGCAAACTCTATTTCTGTAATGTGAGCCCATTGTAGACACACCTTCATTTGTACATAAACAGATTATATAatatgaaaagagatgaggcaCTCTGGAGGACCTGCAAATGAGCCTAAGTTCACcacgctcaatgccaagtgtaagcaaaaagtaaataatcctcctccaccttaacACTGGGTGGTGTCCTCTGGAGTAATTTCGTAGACTACATTTGGGAAGAGCTGGagtgatccagaaataatcatccatCATCAGCACCTATCAGTACCAAGTCTCACAAATGCTCTTGTAGCTATATGCAATCAAATCCCCACAGAAATATTTGATCTCCTCTAAAGCCAGCTCAAAAAAATAGAATGAGTTACCCTGTTACAAGCagctgtccacaaacttttgtccgtataatgtaaatatgtgtAAATATAACGATATATTTtggtgtttaattttatttaactcTATGGCCCAAAGTCTTTCAAAAGGGCAGTCAAGTGGTTTCAAGCTAAAATATCTAACTATAATAAACTTTAGGTAtgaagcctctctctctctttctttctctctctctctctctctctctctctctctctctctctctctctcgtgcacTTACTGGGGTAGCGATAGTAGAACTCGTTCTCGTAGTCTGTGTGGTTGGGTGATGTCCACTTGTTGGCACTTGTATGTTCATCGTACTCCACAAGTGCTCCAAAGAGGATAATGAGAATGACCTCCAGCACAATGCACACTACTGGCAGTTTGATCCTCAGGTTGGCGTGTTCTGCCATGATGATAACTTGATGAtaactgactctctctctctctctctctctctctctctctctctctctctctctctctctctctctcttctctctctctctctctccccctctggcAGCAGGTCGGGGGCTTAGAAGACAGTGACAGTGGGGTCTATGTAACGTCTATTTTGACTGTTGGAGGAACGCACTTGGTGCAGTTGGTAACGCCCACATGTCACATCAACTCTGCTGATTGGTGGAGGCCCGTGTTCTGAGCCACACCCACTTTCACCTTGCTGGGTTAAAGTAAGTTTGAAATTTAAACAATGTTCCCCTTTTCTCTTTCCTTAGAATGGTACTTAGATGAAAATCCCCAACTGTAAACACGGGAACCATGATGAGTATGATGAGTATAAATGCTAAATTGTATactgtaaagaaaataaagtcTGGTCCAGTAAGTGGTGCATTTGTGGGAAGAAACTTGCAGTGCCATGTGGCCTTTTAAGTCAGCAAACGGTTAACACATAGAAATTTTGATAGAGATTTCATCTGAAATAATGACGTTTTGGAAtctcctaaataaataaaatataaataaactgtcCACAAAAGTGTACAAAATTCCAAAAATGTACACAACTGGCTAAGGTTTATGCTTAAGATTCTTAATCTGTTTAAgtcttaaaatattttacttgtTCACCAATCAACATCTTGTTCAGCAATCAACATCTTTTAAATTAATACTCAGAGATGACCCTATGCTTTACTATATTTTGGGgtggaataaaatatataaactggCTGAATGGCTGATGAAatcctgtgtgtgttcctgcctcccAGTATTTCTAATGGCAACTCTAATCAGGAtggaaggagttacagatgaatgaacaaattaattcattcattcatccattgtctgtaaccgcttatccaattgtGAGATATGGCTATGAGTGGGGCTTTGGTACACTCAGgaagagctcccagcatgcactacGGGCCCACCTTTTTGTACTTTTATAggatttattttcattgttttgtgCTGTGAGCATGAGAGTAATATATGggatgtttattggtgtttgggCCTGTTAGGTCTTTCTTTGTAGCAAGAACTGTGTTTTGTCCAAGGCTTCTCCCTCTGGGTGAAACACAGCAGCTTTGGTGTGCTGAGTCTCTTTACAAGCCACACCCAAATGCTCACTGTTGCTTGTTCTTATTTacggagtcaaaaaagggtcaaaaagattttgagtttgtaaaacaatactcacaaatgtaaccgactttgtaactgcgtttgagcacaCGTAAAACAAAacttgtaactgcgtttgagcaactacatacacataaaactaaaatccacaaatgtattggaatgtacaaatttaaaaaaaacaactacaataataataatttaaattcacaaatatgaaaGAAAGATTTGCAGTTGTAAATCAAGtgtcgtgaatgtgtgaatcagtaccttctcaaacggcttaaaatgtgcaagagcaaacctttttaaggttccaaatgtgacagtgggattttttgaatgaggtggacagcaacaaatcaatgattcaatgattccgattggttaaacaaaccttgcgatgtgattggtccagctcaagatttcctattggtccatcaattggccgtaaaaacagggtcttaaatccgcaactgcaaaaagagattcacacatgcagcagagaaggtgaatttgtggattttttccccctcattcagaaactcccactgtcacattgggaaccttaaaaaggtttgctcttgcacattttaagccatttgagaaggtactgattcacacattcatgacatttgatttacaaatacaaatcattttttcatatttgtgaattgaattattattattactgttattatttttttttaatttgtgcattccaatacatttgtgaatTTTAGTTTTaggtgtatgtagttgctcaaatgcTGTCATTACaaagtctgttacatttgtgagtattgttttacaaactcaagatctttttgacccttttttgactccatacttATTCTCTGATGCTTTTTCAGAGAATTTCAATAAAGAGCATTAAAGGCAACGATGAAGCCGGGTAGTTCTTCTTGATGCTGATTGTcagaacaataaaatataaaaaaaagtaaagataATACTTTTAACTTAAATATACGACAGAGATTTAGGGCCATGGCattgagaaaaataaaagattccaagaataaagtcagaattctgagaataatgtcggaataattctgagaaaaaaaggtCAGTATAATatagagaataaagtcagaatatttagagaaacagttttgggctatttattataatatgtagacagacaCACTCATTGTCTGTGCGCCATaaagtgagttgtgaaagaagcaaaacagaattatttatgaaAGGCATCCACACGACATGACAACTAACCCCGTCAGTGCAGACCCTGACTGCAATACATACAGCTTTAGTATAATTGTAAGAGTCCATGAGCTGTAACATGAAGGAGCCTCATGGGCATGCCGGAgttccactcgctctggatcGATCATTTTTGTGACCATTAATTTAATGATAAATTGAAACAACAAGCAGTTTAAAGTCAAATCAACTTGCAGAAAGGAATTCAAAGCCAAACTTGACTTAAAGTCGTAAGTTGAAACAAATAGTAATTCTAATTGGATTTAACTTAAAATTTTAAGGCAGCTTTTGAATTTACGTTTTTGAGCTGAAGCTGGtgagattttttacagtgtgtgctaCATTAAGAGTTTGCCTGCATTTCTGAGAATTTGGTTGCATTTTCAGCTTCTTATGATCCTTCAGGTCATAAAGCCTTACTCTATAACTCTCATTATTCATGCCGCCCAACACCCTccccatcaaaaaaaaaatgttaaagttaAGTACTTTTTTTCTTATGTTGACAAATTCAGTTATCTACAGGTGTTGCGAATATTAAAACTTCTGTGCTGTATTTTCTGCTTTGTaaactgaaatgttttttaTGAAATGTTCATGTTTGCAGAGAactgtaaatgtatttgtgAAAGATTAAAACTGCAGAAAAATGGATATTCAAGGCTATTCAGTACAATGTTTTtacaatattcaatattttcttAGGGctgcacggtggagcagcaggtagtgtcgcagtcacacagctccagggacctggaggttgggggtttaaggcccgctccggatgactgtgaagagtttggtgtgttcaccgtGTCTtgttgggtttcctccgggtgctccggtttcctcccacagtccaaaagaacatgttgataggtggattgggaactcaaaagtgtccaaaggtgtgtgtgtcatcctgtgaagaactggtgcccccttcagggtgtgatcccaccttgtgcccaatgattctgggtaggccaccgtagacccaccgtgaccctgatctagataagcagttacagaaaatgaatgaataagcaaTTCTTATTCTTTTTGTTTACTGGCACCGGCTTCTGATTCCTCTATGGGGTTTGCAGTGCTCATAACAGCCAAAACtagtttataaataaaaagtattgAACAAAACTTTTCAGAATAAATTTTCTGCTTATAAAAAAAGAGTCTTGCAATGACACCACAAGTAGCAACTTAATGTCAGCTCTTACAGGCCGACTATGACACATAAAATGTACAACATACAGAGCAAGGTCATTTTTTCCCAATGATTATACTTCATTATACTGAtatctagtggcctggatgtttCAGAGATTTTTGACtacactatatatatttttgctacTTTTTAAGAGCAAAAGTGaattaaccctaaccctaacccattttacaaaaaaacatcagcagcACAAACCATAAAAGCAGAGGAGATATGATCACAAGAACAAGAGCAATGCTGAGTTGGTGGTGTGAGGTTATGAAGATTCagattaaggtggaaatgtcagtTTCAGATGAGACAAAGTGCTTAAGTCTGGTGTGCTGCATTTCAACACTGTACCAACTGTATAAACTGTACTTATCCTGTTTTCTAAAACTCCTATTTTGTAAAGTGCACAGTTCACCATATGGTAAAACATAATTAGGAACCGTTAAGAACCATGTCCTGGTGAAAATGGTACAACTCCTAGTTGTAAAGGGacacagtttgaaaatggcagtaTACACACATAACAAAATAAACGCAATGTGCTGACAAAATAAAGAACTTCATTAGAGTGCTGTTGGCTAAACGCTGTTTGCTAAACAAAGAGTAGTTTAACTTTGTGAAATCTTTGTCTGTCAGTGTTTATATTGGATTTGATTTGTTACAgttataaaatgatataaaatttCTAGAAAATTGTTTGGGAAATGTAACTTGCTGAACTGATAAGTTTCTGCAAATTTTCACCACTGCATTTTGAAGAAGTTATAATTATGCAGTTAACCCCCAAATCATATTATAGGAGTAATGACTTCATATGTACAAaagtgttgccctgagaaggactgacgacccctccagggtgtgttaccaccttgtgcccagtgattccgagtaggctccagatacactgcgaccctgaatttgataagcagttacagacaatgaatgaattaatgaatgtacaaatgtttttgaaacattttgtgtgaaatctAAATGACTAAATACCAGTGTCTGTAATAGATGCATTTTAGAATATACTGTCACTGTTCctccatttatttattggtaAAGACAAACTGACCTTTACATGTGACAATGGCATAATGAGAACAGCAACAAAAATGCACCCAAAATATTTGTAATGATATCATTTTACatgatttttttccttttgtaaaGTTACAGCTTAGAGGTTACTATGTAAATAGTGAGGATGTAGCAATAAGCAATCAAATCCCCACAGAAATATTTtatctagtctaaagcctgCTCAGatatttactgcagcaaaatagATACAGACTTACCAAATcagatgtccacaaactttaCCATATAATGTACATTCTTTACATACTGTGCAATACTT
This genomic interval carries:
- the rhbg gene encoding ammonium transporter Rh type B — its product is MAEHANLRIKLPVVCIVLEVILIILFGALVEYDEHTSANKWTSPNHTDYENEFYYRYPSFQDVHVMIFVGFGFLMTFLQRYGFSSVGFNFLIAAFSLQWATLMQGFVHGLHHGKIQVGVLSMINADFCTGSVLISFGAVLGKTSPVQLLIMAVFEVTLFAINEHILLVFLHAKDAGGSMTIHTFGAYFGLMVTRVLYRENLEKSKSKNSSVYHSDIFAMIGTIFLWMFWPSFNSAITAHGDAQHRTVLNTYYSLASCTLATFAFSALVNHEGKLDMVHIQNAALAGGVAVGTAGEMMLTPFGSMIVGFLAGTISVLGYKYLSPILESKLKIQDTCGVHNLHGMPGVLGAIVGIVTAAVANEQTYGKGMARVFDHIDDVNFTASSQAGMQAASLGVTLGIALLGGLIVGFILKLPIYGAPPDSQCFEDAIYWEVPGENAESGELCAVKSEETDKLNG